The Cydia strobilella chromosome 5, ilCydStro3.1, whole genome shotgun sequence region GGCGATCGCGCGGGTTTTAACGTTTCTCCTCAATAACTCTGAAAGTACTTCTggttttcaaaaacgctgaaatgagttttcttgctttttttataaaatatctttttgcagtttcaaattcctagcttaaaataaaacctaaaacccaaacaaattttcatcccctttttaacccccttaggggttgaatttctcgaAATCGCTTCCtatctcttgtacactttaAAAATGCAACCtgatgtgcaaatttcaactttttatcttttgtagtttcgcctctgcgctgatgagtcagtcagtcactaAGTCAatcaggacacgtgcatttatatatatagattaatccccttattcataaaattttacgtgcttgatttaattaaattatgttttatccctttcttacaaatacataagtcaaaatgacagataaatacAAACGATTAacagctaattcaggccagtaacgcgtttcgCCATTAGTCGTCTATTTAGTACTCACAACACgaaccttattgagcttactgtgggactaggacaatatgtgtaaaattgttctataatatttatacaaatatatatatatatatatacaagtacAGTAACATCTCGTTAATCCGGCACTACCGACTAAAATTGGGGTGCAAGTGATAATTTTATGTCCATTATTAGGTACTATCAGCTTCTCTGCCTTCTCTTGATGGATACTAAGCTAAAAACAAGATAACGGCCcaattttaattgaatttataattttagtttctAGTTGTAGTGTATTCTACAATGCAAATACCTGGTACTGCCAACTATCataatttaagtacctaaatcATGTGTAAATATAGTTCTGAACGCAAAAAGCATTTAAAGGAAAGTTCGCTAACGCGTGGCCATAAAGTGGGCGTGACCGCAACCGCTGCGCCGGCTTCCATGCAATTTTCAAGGTCGTAAATAATAAAACCGTGAATGCGTTCCAAAGCACTTTGGCTACTTTCATAGTTTCCCTATTGGAGTACTTTGGCATATCGAATGGTAATTGAGTAATATGTAAAACTCAATTAAGCAGTATATTGCAATATTATTTACGTATGCTAAAAAACAGAGTAAAATAATtgtactataaataataaatattgtactCTTGCTATTAACTTTCATTTTGTAAGCATACGTTAATGGTTTGGAATACACTATCACAAAGGTAGGATGCATTCACTGTTTATTTAATGGAAAAAGGTCTTCCGGTAGGTATTCATCTTTGAAATATGACACCAGGGAGGGGAACCGTAAGCGACCGTAGCTGATAAAATGTAgcacaatgttttttttttcagaagtattaaaaaaacaagtgatagtttaaaataaaaaaccggccaagtgcgagtcggactcgcgcaccgagggttccgtacattacataattttaacaatgtattttttatgtgaaacgtgagtgaaaggtaaataattgcggtttacgatttatgacgtattcaAAAAAAccacttactagatctcgttcaaaccaattttcagtggaagtttgcatggtaatgtacatcatatatttttttcagttttatcattctcttattttagaagttacaggggggacgcacattttaccactttggaagtgtctctcgcgcaaactattcagtttagacaaaaatgatattagatacctcaatatcatttttgaagacccatagataccccacacgtatgggtttgataaaaaaaaaatttcgagtttcagttcaaagtatggggaacccccaaaatttcttgttagggttccgtacctcaaaaggaaaaaacggaacccttataggatcactcgtgcgtctgtctgtctgtctgtctgtccgtctgtcacagcctattttctccgaaactaccaaTTGgtcaagttgaaatttggtacacatatgtaggtgtgacccaaagatggacatgtaacgtaaataaattaattttaaacaggggggctacttttggggggtaaatgagaaaattaaaaaataaagtttatcaaactatatggtgttgcatatcaaatgaaagagctcattgtgagaatctcaaatatttttttttaataattttaagataaatagtttagaagttattcaagaaaataggcaaaaaattaccattcccccctttatctccgaaactactgggtcaaaaatttcgaaaaaaatacacaaaatagatctttacctatagatcaccggaaaacctattagaaatgtgcagtcaagcgtgagtcggacttaattacttagttttttatccgacccctacgggttttttacagACATTtcccataaaaaatacattgtttaaattgtgtaatgtacggaacccttggaacgcgagtccgactcgcacttggccggtttttttttctatttttgtgtgaaaatcttaatgcggttcacagaatacatctacttaccaagtttcaacagtatagttcttatagtttcagagaaaagtggctgtgacatacggacggacagacagacagacagacagacatgacgaatctataaaggttccgttttttgccatttggctacggaaccctaaaacaagtAAATAGAATGTATACATAGAAACGATTTTGACTCTGACATAAACCGGGCATTATACCAAAGTAATATTCGCTTTAATGTATGGTGTTAAAAGTCGTCGCGTATTAAATGATTAGCGAAATTATATTTCGAAATGTAGGTAATTTTTACAAATCATTATCTATGTAACAGGGCCAGCGTTCTGGGGTTTAATCAACCCAGAATGGTCTCTCTGCAACAAGGGCCGGCGTCAGTCACCGGTCAACCTGGAGCCGGACAAACTGCTGTTTGACCCCAATCTACGTTTCTTACATATAGATAAGCATAGGGTGAGTATAATAGCCCGTGGACCCAAATTCTAACTTTTCATTACGATACTGAAATATCCATGTACAAACCCATAtatcataattaattataatattatagatattatgttttatttttatctataaGTACATTTACCTGGAAAATTCTGCACGATCAAGCGAATGTCAGCCACTCTCAGTCAGTAAAGTTGTCAAATCTTATTACCATGATATTTGCGAGTGTGACATTCCTTTTTTTAAACAGATctcattattattaagtatttttaactaAGAGGTAAATACAAGTTTGCTGGCAGTGTAGTCGGGTTAGATAATAAACAAATTCAGCCATGTTACCAATTTAGTTATAAAGTTAAATGCAAAATTACTCTGTTATCTCTGTTCGTGTACACCAATTTAGATGACATTGGGTATGGAGATACATAGTTTAAGTTCCGGAGAAGGATATAGCATCGTCCTGCCCGCCATACTCAGTTACCTTACGTCCTGCAAgccattgaaatttaaaccaaattgttgtttcacattttaaataaaaaaaagatatttcagTGTAACCTCAACCTATCCAGGCTTTTCATTCATAACTTTCTAAAAATGGAATATGCATATCCTTTAGGACTCACATTGGGCaggaccacagaataagtaatagtactaccgtacagaaaggaaccttcctacaaaaccgaagtttgacagcgattcagggtcggatcatgctatccctttctaatatatggcactatccctttcggctatttagggttgtcaaaattcaagtcattatcttatctgtggtcgtgcacgcaaagggacgtcaagttgtgccaaccctaataattgctcggagcaatgctgagccgaacggagccgagtttgcccgaagcgaggagctTTGCACACCTGACAGGACGAGGATATGATAGATTTAATCCATAAAAATCATCATTCTACGCAGAAAAAGCTGGTTTTCAAACGAAATCGAGTTTCACATCAGCAATTTTGtagcttttatatatttttgtagcagGTACAATTAACTTATTTAACGAACAACGcatgatttattttaaaccaAGGCAATAAATTTTATCCACATTACGAAttcaacatttatttcaggtaatTATTCAATTTGTTAACCTCAATTTATTGCTAAGGCGTTTATTGCTCGCAGATAAATGGACTGATAAGCAACACGGGTCACTCCGTGATATTCACGGTGGAGAACGAGACTCGACACCACATCAACATCACTGGAGGCCCGCTCTCCTATAAATATCAGTTTCACGAAATACATATACATTACGGTCTTCATGATCAATTTGGTTCTGAACATGCCATCAACGGGTATTCGTTTCCTGCTGAGGTAAGCAACAAACTTATTCCTTTTAATAGTATGGACTTCATTTGTAGTTCTGTTCACCttttgtgcaattttttttatttatttaaacggtGTGAgagaaataacatttatttttatttttatggtaaATAGGAGAGTAGGaatgttatttttgtaaatgtttaatttagtttgtttggTTTAAATTAACCCCAAAAAAACAACAGGTACAACTATTGTTATATCAGAACTTATAACATAGTTAATGTATTTCTAAAGTCAGACAAGGATATTATggtcacgcgccatgttgcggaatttcactggaactattttttttcatactatactgaacctgtcaccctatacatatattatagaataacagcgccctcttgacaatgatcatatattactggtcagtgGTCAGGCTTTATTTTCCTAAATATTCTTAGCTTCTTAGACTTAAACAGTCATATATTTAGCTTCTTTCAACAAATCATTTCCTTCTTCTacttacaaaacatttatttatctaGCAAGAAAGTAAGCCTTCACAAAGTTACATTGCCGAATAAACACGTTACTCCGACAGTAAATTTTATCAAAGATTCTTTCGAGAGGTCTCAAAAGATGGCGTAACAGATGTTTTCACACGCATCGGCCGGCTCCGACACGGAGACGCCGAAATCCCAAACGTAATCCCGACGAACGACTGCGAGCCAACTCAAGCGCGATTTGTGTTTATTTATGTGACAAATTCTTACGCAGCCACTTTAAATCCCAAAATCATGTGCTCATTCTGGTGTACATTTTTCACTTTATCTTTTGACAAGCGAGAAAAAatctatacaaataaataatttggtatgtctttttaaagaatttaaatcATGGCAGTTGATCgctatattgtttttatcaaCATTTCATCAGCTATTTACCTTGCActgaatatatgtatacctacaaaTCAACAAATCATTAGCTGTAGCAacaactaatgaaataaaaaaaagtctgttgttgttgttgcaaTTTATATACAAGTTGTATATAAATTGCAACTTAATGAAATTGTGGGACTTCTATTTTTGGtatgaataaataatcaattaacaaataagaaagaaaactaattatattttcttctgACAAAATCAAAGAACAATTATTTTTCATCAGTCAGTTTTTGATTAACGAGAAGTACATAATCGGCTTAGCGGCCTGCGTTCGCAGGCGGACGTAAACCGACCAAAGAGGTTCGCcacaaaatgtttaataaaaaggtAAAGACAATTTGGAGATATAGAACAATATCGTTGCGCTTTTGAGTATACGGTGTACTGTACGGGCACGTAGTGTCTCCTACTGCTGACcagtataataatttaataaatgtattaatttaatgaaataaaaacaagaaaCACGTTGAGGAGAGCTATTTGAAGATAAATCGCGTAAATCGTAATGCAAATAGAAACAAGTGCGaatctgactcgcgcacgaagggttccgtaccattacgcaaaaaacggcaaaaaaaatcacgtttgttgtatgggagccccacttaaatatttattttattctgtttttagtatttgttgttatagtggcaacagaaatacaccatttgtgaaaatttcacctgtctagctatcacggttcatgagatatagcctggtgacagacgaacagacagacagacagacggacggacagcggagtcttaataatagggtcccgtttttaccctttggttacagaaccctaaaatgtGGGCTACTTCCCTAAGACGTGAGCACTTTGGGTGGGCTGCTAGGGTAGAGATGACCGCTTGCACTTTCACCGCGTCACCGGTCTGTGGAAATAACCCCTGGAATAATTTCACTTGGCACCTCGAAATCGAAAATTCGTCTGTCATACCTACGCTGTCTCTGGATggaacagtaaaaaaaatctccCACGGCCAGGCACAACTCAAGAAGGTTTACATTAAATTGTTTTACCAAAAGGTCTGAGGGACGTTTCTTGTGCAGTATAATGCTGCAAACCATATACTGAAACACATTGTAAGACCCGTTATTAATTCAAACTTTTCCATTGTTGCAGATTCAAATATTTGGTTTCAATTCGCAGCTTTATTCAAATTTCTCTGAAGCTCTGCACAAAGCTCAAGGGATTGTTTCGATCTCGCTTCTCCTACAGGTAACGTTAAGCATTTGATTCATTAAAGTTAGTGTAGaaaatattaacaaatatattaaataaatattactgaacaatcttacacagattgaccttgTCCCACAGTAAACTCACTAAgccttgtgttgtgggtacgaCTACGacgatataattatataaaatatatatagacaaatacttaaatacatagaaaactatGGAGTAGCTAATATCTGCgttgaacacacaaataaatgcccttactgggattcgaacccgggacctccagcTTCGTAGGCAGTCATTACCAGGCTAAGAGGCCATTTAAGTTGCGTGATCCGCCCAATAATAACTCAAAGCAAAGTAGCGACGCAATAATGTACTAAGCAAGGAAATGCTTTTATtaattgttaaattttatttacccAAGTATGCTTTTATAGTAATTGGAAATATCGAAATAGTGTCTGACCGCACCTATTCATAGGTTCAACCCAAACTGCGGGATTAATTAAGGAAATTGGAATTTTCTGCGCACCATTGGATTATCCACCGAAACTATTAGTTCAAATTAAGAACTGCCTGGGTGAAACTAAAAACTATAATGCTAGTCACTATCGGGTCAGAATTCCATTCGGGCAGCGTTTAATTACTTTTCATTAATGGTTTTTGAAGATTATGtattataatgtttatattatattgatatttatagttataatttgtatgtatataagtTTTAGTTTATCCTTCTCCAACAATTACGAATAGAAAATATGTACTGTTACAGCTCGGAGATTTATCAAATCCTGAATTAAGGATTTTGACTGAAGAActagaaaatattaaatatgggGGTAAGCGACTAACTAAAACAACACTAACGTCGAAGCGTCTACGAGCCCGATTCTGATTATATTTTCTTGTTATGGTTATGATCTGTCAACCgtcaacagtgacatttctgGAACAGCGGGCTTAGcgcggtagcattttta contains the following coding sequences:
- the LOC134741415 gene encoding carbonic anhydrase-related protein 10 codes for the protein MYGLLGAAATSALLQLLLSITAVSGVSWEEWWTYDGISGPAFWGLINPEWSLCNKGRRQSPVNLEPDKLLFDPNLRFLHIDKHRINGLISNTGHSVIFTVENETRHHINITGGPLSYKYQFHEIHIHYGLHDQFGSEHAINGYSFPAEIQIFGFNSQLYSNFSEALHKAQGIVSISLLLQLGDLSNPELRILTEELENIKYGGAEMPINKLSVRGLLPDTDYYMTYDGSTTAPACFETVTWIIINKPIYITKQQLHGLRRLMQGDARHPKAPLGNNFRPPQPLHHRALRTNIDFDLSKYPGKSCPSMHRDMHYKAKSWTQY